A window of the Desulfobotulus mexicanus genome harbors these coding sequences:
- the selB gene encoding selenocysteine-specific translation elongation factor — protein MKEIILGTAGHIDHGKTSLVRALTGTDTDRLKEEKKRGITIELGFAALSLPDGRRLGVVDVPGHEKFVKNMVAGASGIDIVAMVIAADEGVMPQTREHLEICSLLGIRHGLVVLTKSDAVDEEWLEMVTEDVRDFLSDSFLADAPLIPVSSHTGKGMDTLIQAISDMAALIPDIRNTTVFRLPVDRVFTMKGFGTVITGTLVSGSVSVGDTVMVYPELTQSRVRGLQVHNDSVQSAVCGQRTAMNFQGLDLSEVQRGDVIAPPDALKNTFMVDTDFHYLASNERPLKNRTKVRFHTGTSEITALTVLLDRDTLAPGEKAPVQFRFDRPMVCVRDDRYVVRSYSPIRTIGGGAILNPVPQKHKRFQENIIEGLSHLSEAGSEEAATFHLMQAGFAGAALSDLKLVTNLSEKQLTAVLQKLLSSRSILITDKDAKTYIHADAFQRLCSFATSYLEKYHASYPLREGLSKEELKSKFPAYIQSRLLNQVLNQLVKDEKLAQEGDLVRLSTHKVALQVDQEALRLKILESYENTGITPPYFREIIRSLDKGQAEAAPDVMKILIRENLMVRVKEDFYFHRPALDRLQEKVVAFLRENEEMNPSQFKDICGGIARKYVIPLMEYFDGIHLTIRIGDTRKLRKQQSRET, from the coding sequence TTGAAAGAAATCATCCTGGGGACAGCCGGCCATATTGATCATGGAAAAACCAGCCTTGTTCGGGCCCTAACAGGCACGGACACAGATCGCCTGAAGGAAGAAAAAAAACGGGGGATCACCATTGAGCTTGGTTTTGCAGCCCTCAGTCTCCCCGATGGCAGACGTTTGGGCGTGGTGGATGTACCCGGTCATGAAAAATTTGTCAAAAATATGGTGGCCGGTGCATCGGGTATTGATATCGTTGCCATGGTCATAGCAGCAGACGAGGGTGTTATGCCCCAGACGAGGGAGCACCTTGAAATCTGCTCCCTGCTGGGTATCCGCCACGGTCTTGTTGTGCTTACCAAATCCGATGCCGTGGATGAAGAATGGCTGGAGATGGTCACGGAAGATGTGCGGGATTTTCTTTCCGACAGTTTTCTTGCGGATGCTCCCCTGATCCCCGTATCTTCCCACACGGGCAAGGGAATGGATACCCTTATCCAGGCCATCTCGGACATGGCAGCCCTGATCCCTGATATCCGAAATACCACAGTATTCCGGCTTCCCGTTGACAGGGTATTCACCATGAAGGGCTTTGGTACCGTCATCACAGGCACCCTTGTCTCCGGTTCCGTCAGCGTGGGTGATACGGTTATGGTTTATCCCGAACTGACCCAGTCCAGGGTAAGGGGTCTTCAGGTACATAACGACAGTGTCCAGAGTGCCGTATGCGGACAAAGAACCGCCATGAATTTCCAGGGACTGGATCTTTCAGAAGTCCAGCGGGGGGATGTGATTGCACCGCCCGACGCCCTGAAAAACACTTTTATGGTGGATACGGACTTCCACTATCTGGCAAGCAATGAAAGACCCTTAAAAAACAGAACAAAGGTACGCTTCCATACGGGAACCAGCGAAATCACGGCACTGACAGTTCTTCTGGACAGAGATACCCTTGCACCTGGTGAAAAAGCGCCGGTCCAGTTCCGTTTTGACAGACCTATGGTCTGCGTCCGTGATGACCGTTATGTGGTACGCTCCTATTCCCCCATACGCACCATTGGTGGCGGGGCCATACTCAACCCCGTACCCCAGAAACACAAACGCTTTCAGGAAAACATCATAGAAGGACTAAGCCACCTGAGTGAGGCGGGCAGTGAAGAGGCTGCAACCTTCCATCTGATGCAGGCAGGCTTTGCAGGTGCTGCCTTATCAGACCTGAAACTTGTGACCAACCTTTCGGAAAAACAGCTCACAGCAGTTCTTCAAAAGCTGCTCTCCAGCCGCAGTATTCTGATAACGGACAAGGATGCCAAAACCTATATACATGCGGATGCCTTCCAGCGTCTCTGCAGCTTTGCCACCAGTTACCTTGAAAAATATCACGCCAGTTATCCTTTGAGGGAGGGCCTTTCCAAGGAAGAACTGAAAAGTAAATTCCCAGCCTATATTCAGTCCCGCCTTCTTAATCAGGTGCTCAACCAGCTTGTGAAAGATGAAAAGCTGGCCCAGGAAGGGGATCTTGTGCGGCTCAGTACCCACAAAGTGGCCCTGCAGGTGGATCAGGAAGCCCTGCGACTGAAAATACTTGAAAGCTATGAAAACACTGGCATCACGCCTCCCTACTTCCGTGAAATCATAAGGTCTCTGGACAAAGGTCAGGCAGAGGCAGCACCCGATGTAATGAAAATTCTGATCCGGGAAAATCTCATGGTCCGGGTGAAGGAAGATTTTTATTTTCACCGTCCGGCCCTGGACCGCCTACAGGAAAAGGTGGTGGCCTTTCTACGGGAAAACGAAGAAATGAACCCATCCCAGTTCAAGGACATCTGCGGAGGCATTGCAAGAAAATATGTCATACCCCTGATGGAATATTTTGACGGCATCCATCTCACCATCAGAATTGGCGACACCCGAAAACTCAGAAAACAGCAGTCAAGGGAAACATAG
- a CDS encoding DUF3987 domain-containing protein: MEAVEDVFPFRSLLYNSHSATRENPKARFLIPFEKPVSPEIWLMVQKILNKKIRSTGLIPDGANERLSQIFFLPNRGPGVYESMPFDGPLFDPETHWQAELAEERAILAEELAEERKRKKARDLKIRERISNGSGKTAQDAFNEEYPDSGQLWERYGATRQRGSDRLLSPHSESGAAAITINGNKWFSHHGSDAERGIGQQGKDGGCFGDSWDLYIFFEHGNDRSKALRHFGDNTINDETGNSLNKDQRLAYLKGNNRSGTPDQEQPKSTAKPFEVEPETFDYDSLITEGAEEEYDLPDQPKELLHLPGGLHLIKEYVYRTMQYPSEEMAAMTAFAILGSLAQKNMYIDSQQGLAFGEFHLFLAPSGVGKEGVAKAFRRLHGDGYAKVRDSGGDVNILRSKLLGGTGKTAQGIHRALEENNSCVLISDEFGMWLEQAGQSNSHEAGALKYLQEIYGRPFGPHHPGLTAGKDNQYEDVHDPRITLVCTSTPERTVKAFNIQDGANGAYNRLVIFIQNEQPEKVYRGRIYKPSNDLVEFISFVMQMKPQNGKIRFDETKAFDKYEEMDRAFMEPAKRRDPVLGGRLAEQAIRMAGLFALSEKRFEISPDDIEKAFKIRLGLHHRAAALLKAEGNMEGHHKTHLAHKHIISILKKKPNIYRSQLAASSKPLRALWPTMAPREHDEVIKRLCLEGICTTKQGGKGGMILFSCIYSS; the protein is encoded by the coding sequence TTGGAAGCCGTGGAGGATGTTTTTCCGTTCCGTTCCCTTCTCTACAATTCCCACAGCGCAACACGGGAGAACCCAAAAGCCCGCTTTCTGATACCTTTTGAAAAGCCGGTAAGTCCTGAGATATGGCTTATGGTTCAAAAGATCCTGAATAAAAAAATCCGGTCTACAGGCCTTATTCCGGACGGCGCAAACGAAAGACTTTCACAAATATTTTTCCTTCCGAACCGAGGGCCGGGCGTTTATGAGTCCATGCCCTTTGACGGGCCATTATTCGATCCTGAAACCCATTGGCAGGCTGAGCTTGCAGAAGAACGGGCCATTCTTGCGGAAGAGCTTGCAGAAGAACGGAAACGGAAAAAAGCCCGTGATCTGAAAATCCGGGAACGTATTTCAAACGGCAGCGGGAAGACCGCACAGGACGCTTTCAACGAAGAGTACCCCGATTCAGGGCAACTATGGGAGCGATACGGAGCGACCAGACAGCGGGGATCTGACAGGCTTTTAAGCCCACACTCTGAAAGCGGTGCGGCGGCCATTACAATAAACGGCAACAAATGGTTTTCCCATCATGGAAGCGATGCGGAAAGGGGCATCGGGCAACAGGGGAAGGACGGGGGGTGTTTCGGGGATTCCTGGGATCTTTACATATTCTTTGAGCATGGGAACGACCGCAGCAAGGCCCTGAGGCACTTCGGGGACAATACCATAAACGACGAGACCGGGAACAGCCTAAACAAGGATCAGCGGCTTGCATATCTTAAGGGGAACAACCGGAGCGGCACACCGGATCAGGAACAACCCAAAAGCACGGCTAAGCCCTTTGAAGTAGAGCCGGAAACATTTGATTATGATTCCCTAATTACCGAAGGCGCAGAAGAAGAATATGACCTTCCAGACCAGCCAAAAGAGTTGCTACACCTTCCGGGGGGCTTGCACCTGATAAAGGAATATGTTTACAGAACCATGCAATACCCATCTGAAGAAATGGCAGCAATGACAGCTTTTGCAATCTTGGGAAGCCTTGCCCAGAAAAATATGTATATTGATTCGCAACAGGGCCTTGCTTTTGGAGAGTTTCATTTATTTCTTGCACCATCGGGAGTGGGAAAAGAAGGTGTGGCAAAGGCCTTTCGTAGACTTCACGGGGACGGGTACGCAAAAGTGCGTGATTCTGGGGGGGATGTTAATATACTAAGGAGCAAACTTCTCGGAGGGACAGGCAAAACAGCGCAAGGCATACACAGGGCACTGGAGGAAAACAATTCATGCGTTCTCATAAGTGACGAGTTCGGAATGTGGCTTGAACAGGCCGGGCAGAGCAACAGCCATGAAGCAGGGGCTTTAAAATATCTTCAGGAAATCTATGGAAGACCGTTCGGGCCACATCATCCAGGATTAACAGCGGGAAAGGATAATCAGTATGAAGATGTCCATGACCCCCGCATAACCCTGGTATGCACTTCCACACCCGAAAGAACTGTCAAGGCCTTCAACATACAGGACGGGGCAAACGGTGCATACAATCGGCTTGTAATATTTATTCAAAATGAGCAACCCGAAAAGGTGTACCGGGGCAGGATTTACAAACCTTCAAATGACTTGGTGGAATTTATTTCTTTTGTCATGCAAATGAAGCCGCAAAACGGGAAAATAAGATTCGATGAAACAAAGGCTTTTGATAAATACGAAGAAATGGACAGGGCTTTCATGGAACCCGCAAAACGGCGTGACCCGGTACTTGGAGGCAGGCTGGCAGAACAAGCTATAAGGATGGCCGGGTTATTTGCCTTATCTGAAAAACGCTTTGAAATATCACCAGATGACATAGAAAAGGCTTTCAAAATCAGGCTGGGGCTTCACCATAGGGCGGCGGCATTACTGAAGGCAGAGGGCAATATGGAGGGACACCACAAAACGCATTTAGCGCATAAACATATCATTTCAATACTGAAGAAAAAACCCAATATATACCGCTCACAATTGGCAGCAAGCTCTAAGCCGCTGAGGGCCTTATGGCCGACCATGGCACCGAGGGAACATGACGAGGTTATAAAGCGTTTATGCTTGGAGGGTATATGCACTACAAAACAAGGTGGCAAGGGAGGGATGATCCTTTTTTCTTGCATTTACAGTAGTTAA
- the mltG gene encoding endolytic transglycosylase MltG codes for MKHSVFVWSFLILSLVLGTGLVLRDSLRHYASTPTGSNTDEILFTVQQGEGFRTVAERMEKEGLISDSFYLRILARLQKKDTRIHTGEYPMSPALSPQAMLDMMVSGRVKRYRVTLPEGLRITEIARRVAETGLVDEKDFLMAATDKGLTQKLGIPADSLEGYLYPNTYFFTANDNAETMIRTMVQHFNRIITPEKKERAKALNMSMHEVITLASIIEKETGTPAERTLVSSVFHNRLKKGMRLQTDPTVIYGIPDFNGRITRTHLRTPTPYNTYHIHGLPPGPIASPGRASIEAALWPVESAYIFFVSRNDGTHHFSTNLTEHNRAVQKYQRGNRRSGQ; via the coding sequence ATGAAACATTCTGTTTTTGTATGGTCATTTCTTATTCTGAGCCTTGTACTTGGCACAGGCCTTGTTCTGCGGGACAGCCTGCGACATTATGCATCCACCCCCACAGGAAGCAACACAGATGAAATCCTATTCACAGTACAGCAGGGAGAAGGTTTCAGAACTGTGGCTGAACGTATGGAAAAAGAGGGCCTCATCTCAGATTCTTTTTATTTGAGAATCCTGGCCCGACTACAAAAAAAAGATACCCGCATCCATACCGGTGAATATCCCATGTCCCCTGCCCTTTCCCCGCAGGCAATGCTGGACATGATGGTGTCTGGCAGGGTGAAACGCTACCGGGTAACCCTGCCAGAAGGGCTTAGAATAACAGAAATCGCCCGGAGGGTTGCGGAAACAGGCCTTGTGGATGAAAAGGATTTTCTCATGGCAGCCACGGATAAGGGCCTTACGCAAAAGCTCGGCATTCCAGCAGACAGCCTTGAGGGTTATCTCTATCCGAACACCTATTTTTTTACGGCCAATGACAATGCAGAGACAATGATACGCACCATGGTCCAGCACTTTAACAGGATAATAACTCCAGAGAAAAAAGAACGGGCCAAAGCCCTCAACATGTCCATGCACGAGGTGATAACCCTGGCTTCCATAATAGAAAAGGAAACGGGAACTCCCGCAGAAAGAACCCTGGTCTCGTCAGTGTTCCATAACCGGCTCAAAAAAGGCATGCGTCTCCAGACCGACCCCACGGTTATCTACGGAATACCTGATTTTAACGGCAGGATTACCCGGACCCATCTGCGCACACCAACACCCTACAACACCTATCATATTCACGGTCTGCCCCCCGGTCCAATTGCCTCACCGGGCCGGGCTTCCATCGAAGCCGCCCTCTGGCCTGTGGAAAGTGCCTACATATTTTTTGTATCCAGAAACGATGGCACCCATCATTTCTCTACCAATCTTACAGAGCATAACCGTGCTGTGCAGAAATACCAGCGCGGCAACAGAAGATCCGGACAATAA
- a CDS encoding DUF2333 family protein, translated as MHQDRETKQPEGENQSLEKTISRQQALAIFFTLFGLWLIISLFSLMGSNQTDFEKEMSLAETPSPMLDTEGGRIIRPGNEGHVTASPMRESLPSPAASPDERDVGNRAELQPSSTDINGKGLGSVVGWAFVEAAMQPMHHELYERFWGWRPNDLIRPTDNVNNFQLGTLEVTRRTAVRLAEDISRTGSAASLDTNLEQAMNGFMIRPTKFWFPSAESQYKASLRAMARYQENLVKGDARFYNRSDNLIPLLMAYKNLLGSCNENLIKTHERDGRPVSFFKADDYLYYSKGVASAMATILEAVEHDFYPMLQKRDGLDSLRKAIYYCRKADEIDPIIVLNSSLNSLLANHRVNLAAHISLARFHIGVLITTIST; from the coding sequence ATGCACCAGGACAGAGAAACAAAACAACCAGAAGGTGAAAATCAGTCTTTAGAAAAAACGATCTCCAGACAGCAGGCCCTGGCCATTTTTTTCACCCTCTTCGGACTATGGCTTATCATATCCCTTTTTTCACTCATGGGTTCGAACCAGACGGATTTTGAAAAGGAAATGAGCCTTGCGGAAACCCCTTCCCCAATGCTGGATACCGAGGGTGGCCGCATAATCCGTCCCGGCAACGAAGGTCATGTAACCGCATCTCCCATGAGGGAAAGCTTACCTTCTCCCGCGGCCTCCCCCGATGAAAGAGATGTGGGCAACAGGGCTGAACTTCAGCCATCCTCAACCGACATAAATGGAAAAGGGCTGGGCAGTGTTGTGGGATGGGCCTTTGTGGAAGCCGCCATGCAGCCCATGCACCATGAGCTGTATGAACGTTTCTGGGGATGGCGGCCCAATGACCTGATCCGTCCCACGGACAACGTAAATAACTTTCAGCTGGGAACCCTTGAAGTCACAAGAAGAACGGCGGTAAGGCTGGCAGAAGACATTTCCCGCACCGGGAGCGCAGCATCCCTTGATACGAACTTGGAACAGGCCATGAACGGATTTATGATCCGGCCCACCAAATTCTGGTTTCCTTCCGCAGAATCCCAATACAAGGCCTCCCTGAGAGCAATGGCAAGGTATCAGGAAAATCTGGTCAAAGGCGATGCCAGGTTCTATAACCGCTCCGACAACCTGATCCCCCTTCTCATGGCCTACAAAAATCTGCTTGGAAGCTGTAACGAAAACCTCATCAAAACCCATGAACGAGACGGACGGCCCGTCAGCTTTTTTAAGGCCGATGACTATTTATACTATTCCAAAGGCGTTGCCAGCGCCATGGCCACCATCCTTGAGGCGGTGGAACATGATTTTTATCCCATGCTCCAGAAACGCGACGGCCTTGACTCCCTGCGAAAGGCCATTTACTACTGCAGAAAAGCGGACGAGATCGACCCCATTATTGTACTTAACAGCAGTCTCAACAGTCTTCTGGCCAACCACAGGGTCAATCTGGCCGCCCACATCTCCCTTGCCAGATTCCATATTGGTGTGCTGATCACAACCATTTCCACCTGA
- the hemW gene encoding radical SAM family heme chaperone HemW, translated as MPETFGVYIHVPFCRSRCRYCDFYSTLDETMISRWMDGVIREIALSPAPDSLSVDTVYFGGGTPSLLGSRDVERLLGAVDLNYGIGPDAEITLEANPGTVSLEQLKHLRAMGVNRLNFGLQSLDDRALAFLGRGHSVAEAKNAWDMARKAGFSNMGLDLIYGLPGQGIGEWEKELGKGLCFEPEHLSLYMLSIEEDTPMGRDLALGRIKAPDEGQVADLLRFTLNFMDDQGYPWYEVSNFAAAPGYQSRHNLGYWEKKPYIGFGPAAHSWLPPVRRSNVSDLGLYADLIREGKTPLDMEEELDSEAMRLESFYLGFRTRKGLDVAAFDDAFGGDFFRDYSAVLDSFERKGFIDCGGGFCRLTVKGMVFLDTITLAFCCHETG; from the coding sequence ATGCCTGAGACCTTTGGTGTTTATATCCATGTACCCTTCTGCAGGTCCAGATGCAGGTATTGTGATTTTTATTCCACACTGGATGAAACCATGATTTCCCGCTGGATGGATGGTGTGATCAGGGAAATTGCCCTTAGCCCTGCACCGGATTCCCTTTCTGTGGATACGGTGTACTTTGGTGGAGGAACCCCCTCGCTCCTTGGCAGTCGGGATGTGGAAAGGCTTCTTGGGGCTGTGGATCTTAACTATGGTATTGGGCCGGATGCAGAAATTACCCTGGAAGCCAATCCCGGTACCGTTTCTTTGGAACAGCTTAAGCATCTGCGGGCAATGGGGGTCAATCGTCTGAATTTTGGTTTGCAGAGTCTGGATGACAGAGCATTGGCTTTTTTAGGCCGGGGTCACAGTGTAGCTGAGGCAAAGAATGCTTGGGATATGGCCAGAAAAGCCGGTTTTTCCAATATGGGACTGGATCTCATTTACGGGCTTCCGGGTCAGGGCATTGGAGAATGGGAAAAGGAGCTTGGAAAAGGGCTTTGTTTCGAGCCGGAACACCTTTCCCTCTATATGCTTTCCATTGAAGAGGATACGCCCATGGGCAGGGATCTGGCTTTAGGCCGTATTAAGGCTCCCGATGAAGGGCAGGTGGCAGACCTTCTGCGTTTTACCCTGAACTTTATGGATGATCAGGGGTATCCCTGGTATGAGGTTTCCAATTTTGCCGCAGCACCAGGATATCAGTCCCGGCATAACCTTGGATATTGGGAGAAAAAGCCCTACATTGGTTTCGGGCCTGCGGCCCACTCCTGGCTGCCCCCTGTTCGGCGGAGTAATGTGTCGGATCTCGGGCTTTATGCGGATCTTATCCGTGAAGGTAAAACACCTCTGGATATGGAAGAAGAGCTGGATAGCGAAGCTATGCGCCTTGAAAGTTTTTATCTGGGTTTCAGAACCCGCAAGGGTCTGGATGTGGCAGCCTTTGATGATGCCTTTGGGGGAGATTTTTTTAGGGATTACAGTGCTGTGCTGGACTCCTTTGAAAGGAAGGGTTTCATTGACTGTGGTGGAGGGTTCTGCCGCCTCACGGTGAAGGGTATGGTTTTTCTCGATACCATCACATTGGCATTCTGCTGCCATGAAACGGGCTGA
- a CDS encoding glycoside hydrolase family 3 N-terminal domain-containing protein yields the protein MSLYSPEQWSPRKLAGQRLMIGFEGPVCDERIRSLIARIFPAGVVLFSTNVRNPEQLIRLNRDLQSSAKEAGLPPLIIAMDQEGGNVARLREPDFREFAPISELKSTEEAREHARCMAVELKALGITMNLAPVLDVADKDTSIMKKRAFTGDARAVTDMGLAMISAYRQEGIHSVAKHFPGIGRTILDSHHVLPRLDAEKSLLAVNDFLPFGAAIKADVDGIMVSHILYGKLDPEWPASLSSIISRDLLRNEMGYEGVVMTDDLDMKAIRLPMEKVMERMVLAEIDLGLICHEGPAIDEAFSTLLFMAEKEENKASFIQSAKRILRIKKNRK from the coding sequence ATGTCTCTTTATTCACCGGAACAATGGTCTCCCCGTAAACTTGCGGGACAGCGCCTCATGATTGGCTTTGAAGGGCCGGTATGCGATGAAAGAATCCGCAGTCTAATCGCCCGCATCTTTCCTGCGGGCGTTGTGCTTTTTTCCACCAACGTCAGAAATCCGGAGCAATTGATACGCCTGAACCGGGATCTTCAGTCCTCTGCAAAAGAAGCCGGGCTGCCGCCCCTTATCATTGCCATGGATCAGGAAGGCGGAAACGTTGCAAGGCTCAGAGAGCCGGATTTCAGAGAATTTGCCCCCATCAGTGAACTAAAAAGCACGGAAGAAGCCCGGGAACATGCCAGATGTATGGCTGTGGAATTAAAAGCTCTGGGAATCACTATGAACCTTGCACCAGTTCTGGATGTTGCAGATAAAGACACAAGCATCATGAAAAAACGTGCGTTCACAGGCGATGCCAGGGCCGTCACAGACATGGGCCTTGCAATGATTTCAGCCTACAGACAGGAAGGTATCCATTCTGTGGCCAAACATTTTCCGGGTATAGGACGGACAATTCTGGATTCCCATCATGTGCTTCCAAGGCTGGACGCAGAAAAAAGCCTTTTGGCCGTAAATGATTTTCTGCCCTTTGGGGCCGCCATCAAAGCCGATGTGGACGGGATCATGGTCTCCCACATCCTCTATGGGAAACTGGACCCTGAGTGGCCGGCCAGTCTTTCAAGCATTATATCCAGAGATCTTCTGAGAAATGAGATGGGCTATGAAGGAGTGGTCATGACCGATGATCTTGATATGAAGGCCATCCGACTACCCATGGAAAAGGTAATGGAACGCATGGTTCTTGCTGAGATTGACCTTGGCCTCATCTGCCATGAAGGCCCTGCCATTGATGAGGCCTTCAGCACCCTTTTATTCATGGCAGAAAAAGAAGAAAACAAAGCCTCTTTCATCCAATCCGCAAAACGGATTCTCCGGATTAAAAAAAACAGAAAATAA
- a CDS encoding radical SAM protein: MSEKKKETEVYAGFEQGPIRPPSEAGSLLIRVTRNCPWNRCRFCPVYKGTRFSLRPMEHVLADIDTVHSHLLKLQAHASGGPITRDMVMHAGKDLAGPDLDALHATLHWMSHGMDSVFLQDANSLIMKPDNLITVLRHIKERFPWISRITSYARSHTIKGIPDDKFQAMADAGLNRIHVGMESGCDAVLERIQKGVTRDVHILAGQKVKAAGISLSEYVMPGLGGRDLSEAHAMDTADALNRINPDFIRLRTLALPQNTELYGDWQAGHFDKCSGEEVARELLGFIMALEGIQSTLTSDHVLNLFETVAGKLPEDKPQMIAEIQSFLDLPEHGRMMYQVGRRMGLYRGMNDFKDEGRRQRVAEACQRYNIRPDNLEEVLDDLMRRFI; the protein is encoded by the coding sequence ATGTCCGAAAAGAAAAAAGAAACAGAGGTTTACGCCGGTTTTGAGCAGGGTCCGATCCGTCCGCCCAGCGAGGCGGGAAGTCTTCTGATACGGGTAACCCGGAACTGCCCCTGGAACCGCTGCCGTTTCTGCCCCGTGTACAAGGGAACACGTTTCAGCCTGAGACCCATGGAGCATGTTCTGGCGGACATTGATACGGTGCATTCACATCTTTTAAAACTTCAGGCCCATGCCTCAGGTGGACCCATTACAAGGGATATGGTCATGCATGCGGGAAAGGATCTTGCCGGACCGGATCTCGATGCCCTCCATGCAACTTTGCACTGGATGTCCCATGGCATGGATTCGGTTTTTCTGCAGGATGCCAACAGCCTTATAATGAAGCCCGATAACCTCATTACGGTACTGCGCCATATAAAGGAGCGTTTTCCGTGGATCAGCCGCATCACCTCCTATGCCAGATCCCATACCATCAAAGGGATTCCCGATGATAAGTTTCAAGCCATGGCGGATGCTGGGCTGAACCGTATTCATGTGGGCATGGAATCGGGATGTGACGCAGTGCTGGAGAGGATACAAAAAGGTGTGACAAGGGATGTGCATATCCTTGCTGGCCAGAAGGTGAAGGCTGCGGGGATCTCCCTTTCGGAATATGTGATGCCCGGACTAGGGGGCAGGGATCTTTCCGAAGCCCATGCCATGGACACGGCCGATGCCCTGAACCGCATCAACCCGGACTTTATCCGGCTGAGAACCCTTGCGCTTCCTCAGAATACTGAGCTTTACGGCGACTGGCAGGCTGGCCATTTTGATAAATGCAGCGGAGAAGAAGTGGCCAGGGAGCTTCTGGGTTTCATCATGGCCCTGGAGGGTATCCAGAGTACCCTGACCAGTGACCATGTGCTGAACCTCTTTGAAACCGTTGCGGGAAAGCTGCCCGAAGATAAGCCGCAGATGATAGCAGAAATACAGTCTTTTCTGGATCTTCCCGAACATGGTCGCATGATGTATCAGGTTGGACGTCGCATGGGGCTTTACCGGGGAATGAATGACTTCAAAGATGAAGGCAGAAGGCAGCGGGTGGCGGAGGCCTGTCAGCGTTACAATATCCGGCCGGATAATCTGGAAGAGGTGCTTGATGATCTCATGCGGCGCTTTATCTGA
- a CDS encoding DUF5681 domain-containing protein: MPESTTETRDTEARDKTGKWKKGQSGNPQGRPLQNVSRKLLMENAEDLTQKAINLAMDGDTTALSLCLNRIMPALKSCSPLIEVDTEGAGNMADRGLKIIDAATSGQLAPDLAGQLLQALGTLARIDELEDLRDRLTAIEDAMKQRKKETRT; encoded by the coding sequence ATGCCTGAAAGCACAACCGAAACACGGGACACAGAAGCACGGGACAAGACCGGGAAATGGAAGAAAGGACAGAGCGGGAACCCACAGGGGCGGCCATTGCAGAACGTAAGCCGTAAGCTTTTAATGGAAAACGCTGAGGATCTGACACAAAAGGCAATCAATCTTGCCATGGATGGAGACACCACAGCACTTAGCCTTTGCCTGAACCGGATCATGCCAGCACTGAAAAGCTGTTCACCTTTAATAGAGGTGGACACCGAGGGAGCCGGGAACATGGCAGACCGGGGACTGAAGATCATAGACGCAGCCACAAGCGGCCAGCTTGCCCCAGACCTTGCGGGACAGCTTTTACAGGCCTTGGGTACACTGGCACGGATTGACGAGCTGGAAGACCTTAGAGACCGTCTGACAGCAATCGAGGACGCAATGAAACAACGTAAAAAGGAGACAAGAACTTGA
- a CDS encoding helix-turn-helix transcriptional regulator, giving the protein MQNSEFLTTAQAADFLGLKKGTLEIWRVYGKGAAFIKMGRAVRYRREDLERWITDQKRTHTA; this is encoded by the coding sequence ATGCAAAATTCAGAATTTCTTACAACGGCACAGGCGGCGGATTTTTTGGGACTTAAAAAGGGAACACTTGAAATCTGGAGGGTGTACGGCAAGGGGGCGGCATTCATTAAGATGGGGCGGGCTGTTCGATACCGCCGGGAAGACTTGGAGCGGTGGATAACCGATCAAAAAAGAACCCACACGGCATAA